The genomic stretch GTGCGGAATTCAGGAGTCAAGCTTGGCGTTTGCCGATAAGCAGATCAGCTGCCGCGATTGCGGCACCGTCTTTGTGTTCACCGCCGGTGAGCAGGAGTTCTACGCGAACAAAGGGCTCATGAACGAGCCCACCCGCTGCCCCTCCTGCCGGACCGCCCGCCGCTCCAGCCAGAGCTCGCTCGAGCAGGCCGACGGCTACGTCCGCTACGGCAACTTCGCCAGCTTCGGCGGCAAAACCCCGCGGCAGATGCACCCCGCATCCTGTGCCGAATGCGGCCAGATGACGGAGGTCCCCTTCGTTCCCCGCGGCGAGCGCCCCGTCTACTGCTCCACCTGCTACAGCAAGCTCAAGCCCCCCCGCGAGGAAGTCGCTCGCCAGTAGCGCCCCGCAGGCGCATCCCGGCCGGAGGCACGGCCAATGCTCGCTGACCCCCTCCTCCGCCAGCTCTCGCGCATCTACCAGCGGCCCCTCGAAACCCCCGAGGCCGCCTGCGACGCTGTCCGCGCCGACCCTGGCATCCTCGCCTCCGCCCTCTTCCTCGAAGCCGCCGAGAGCGACGACGTCACCAGCATCGAGTCCGCCCTCGCCTACTGCGATGCCCGCCTCGCCGAGCTCGCCCCCTTCGTCGGCGACCTCGCCCCCGCCATCCGCGAGCGCTTCGCTGAAAAGGTCGCCGCCTGGTCCGCCGTCGGCTAGCCCCCGCGCCCCCCGCCGCGGCGCTACAATCTCGCCCGACCCCTGCATCGCGGAGGCTTCCTGTGCCGACCTTCGAAACCGTCATCTACGAAATCCCCGCCCCCGGCGTCGCCCGCATCACCCAGAACCGCCCCGAAGCGCGCAACGCCCAGAACTACCAGCTCACCTACGACCTCAACGCTGCCTTCGATGAAGCCGCCGCCGACGAGTCGGTCAAGGTCATCATCCTCGCCGGCGCAGGCCCGCACTTCTCCGCCGGGCACGACCTCCGCGGCGGCGGCCCGCCCCTCTCCTCCTTCCCAACCGTCGGCACCTGGCGCGAATTCAACAAAAAGGGCGCCGAAGGCTACATGGCCGTCGAAGAAGAGATCTACCTCGGCATGTGCCGCCGCTGGCGCAACATCCCCAAGCCCACCATCGCCCAGGTCCAGGGCAAGTGCATCGCCGGCGGCCTGATGCTCGCCTGGGTCTGCGACCTCATCATCGCCAGCGACGACGCCATGTTCTCCGACCCCGTCGTCCAGATGGGCGTCTGCGGCGTCGAGTACTTCGCCCACCCCTGGGAGCTCGGCCACCGCAAGGCCAAGGAGATGCTCTTCACCGCCGACTGGATCACCGCCCAGGACGCCTATCGCCTCGGGATGGTGAACCACGTCGTCCCGCGCGAAGAGCTCGAATCCTTCACCCTCGCCCTCGCCGAAAAGATCGCCCAGAAACCCTCCTTCGCCCTCAAGCTCGCCAAGGAGGCCGTCAACCAGACCCTCGAAGCCCAGGGCCAGTGGCAGGCGATGCTCGCCGTCTTCAACCTCCACCAGCTCGCCCACAGCCACAACCAGGAGCTCTACGGCATGCGGATCGACCCCAACGGCATCCCCGGCGCCGTCCGCCGCCAGTAGCCGCTCAGCCCTCCGGCCCCGGCCGCAGCCCCGCCAGCCCGGCGAGGAACGCCACCTGCGCGCTCTCCTCCAGCGCCGTCAGCCAGTGCAGCGCCTCCCAGAGGTTGGCGCCCCGGGCATACGCCCCGTGCCCGCGCAGCAGCACCACCACCGCCTCCTGGAGCGCAGCCGCAATCTGCGCCGCCTGGTTCGGCCCCTGCTCCACCACCGGCACCGCCTTCAAAAAGTGCTGCCCCTCGAAATCCATCGGCACGAACCGGTCCGTCCCGAAGCTCAGCGCGATGGCGTGCCGCGGGTGCGCATGCGCCACCGCCCCCGCGCCCGTCATCGCATAGACCGTCGAATGCAGCACCGTGTCGCTCGATGGCGGCGGGCCCGCGTACGTCCCGTCCGGCCGGACATGCGCGACGTGCCGCTCCCGCAGCCGCCCCAGCATTGTCCCCGTCCCTGTAATCCACATCCCGGTCCCGTCCCGGATGCTCAGGTTCCCGCCGTGGCTCGAAACCAGCCCGAGCTGGTAGAGGTCCCGCCCCACCTCCTGCATCGTCGCCAGCACCTTCTCCGGCACCCCCGTCATCCGGCCCTCGCCTCAGAACAGGTTCGGCAGCGCCGCTGTGCCCCCGCCGTCGACTTCGATCCGCTGGCCCGTCAGGTAGAACGCATCATCGCTCACCAGGAAGCGCACCACCTTCGCCACATCCTCCGGCTGGCACACCCGCCCGAATGGCGACCGCTCGTCGATCTCCCGCAGGTTCTGCACCCCCTGCGTCGCCCGCGCCAGCCGGCTCCCCATCTCCGTCTCCGTCAGGCCCGGCGCCACGATGTTCACCCGGATGTTGTGCCGCCGCTCTTCCTTGTAGAGCGTCATCGCCAGCGCCTCCATCGCCGCCTTCCCCATGTTGTACGGCCCGCCGTTCGCGCTCAGCATCCGCGCCGCCACGCTCGAAATCATGATGATGTCGCCCCGCGGCCGCGTCCGCATGCTCGGCAGCACCAGCTTCGACAGGTAGTGCGGCCCGAACGCATGCGTCCGCACCACCCGCTCCAGCTCCGCAGGGTCCGTATCCGCCACGCTCAGCCCCCGGCTCGCAATCCCCGCGTTATTGACGAGGATGTCGATGTACCCGAAGTCGGCGATGACCTGCTCCACCATCGCCCGGTCCTGCTCGAAATCGTCCACGGAGGCCATGTACATCCTCGCCCGGCCGCCCATCCGCTCGATCTCCGCCACCGTCGCCCGCGCAGCCTCCTCGTCGCGCCGGTAGTTCACCGCCACCGCCGCGCCGTCGGCCGCCAGCGCCAGCGAAATCGCCCGCCCGATCCCCCGGCCGCCGCCCGTCACCAGTGCTACCCGTCCTTCCAGTCCCATGCCGCAGAACTCCCCTTCGAAGTGCAGTCTGTGCCGACGATTCTACAGGGCCGCCATCCCTTCCCGCCTGCTCACCCTCCCCCTTGACAGCATCCCGTATACTCCCTCCAGCCTGTTCAAACATTTGAATAGGATTCCGCCGGCAGCGAGGTGCTCACCCCATGGTCATGGCCGAAGAACGCGTCACCAGCCCCTTCCTCGAAGGCAACTTCGCGCCCGTCCGCGAAGAAGTCACCGCCGAAGACCTCCCCGTCATCGGCGAACTGCCCGAGGGCCTCGAGGGCATGTTCGTCCGCAACGGACCCAACCCCCAGTTCGACGTCATCAAGAACTACCACTGGTTCGGCGGCGACGGCATGCTCCACGGCGTCCGCATCAAGGACGGCCGCGTCTCCTACCGCAACCGCTACGTCCAAACCGAGGCCTATAAACGCGAAAAAGCCGCCGGGCGCGCGCTCTGGGGCAGCGGGCTCGGCCAGCCCGAGTTCGATAACCCCAACGGCCCCTCCCGCGGCAACACCGGCAACACCGCCCTCGTCTGGCACGATGGCCGCCTCTTCGCCCTCTGGGAAGCCGGCGACCCCCACCACATCAAGCTCCCCGGCCTCGAAACCATCGGCACCTACAACTACAACGGCCGCCTGCTCCACGCCTTCACCGCCCACCCCAAAGTCGATGAGCGCACCGGCGAGATGCTCTTCTTCGGCTACAACATGATGGGCTTCGACATGGCGAAGCAGGGCGCCAAAGTCCCCTACCTCCAGTACTCCGTCGTCAGCCCCGAAGGCGAAATCGTCCTCACCACGCCCATCGACCTCCCCCGCGGCGTCATGATGCACGACTTCGCCGTCACCGAGCACTACTCCATCTTCATGGACCTCCCCCTCGTCTTCGATATGCAGCGCGCCATGCGCGGCGAATCCCCCCTCTACTTCAACAAAGACCTCCCCGCGCGCTTCGGCATCCTCCCCCGCCACGCCACCGGCGACCAGGTCCGCTGGTTCGAAGCCCCGCCCTGCTACGTCTTCCACACCCTCAACGCCTTCGAACAGGGCGACGAAATCGTCCTCGATGCCTGCCGCATGAAGGACGTCGACCTCGGCGCCCTCGACTCCTCCATCGCCCCCACCCCCGAAGACCGCCGCCTCGTCCGCGAAGACGGCAACCAGGTCCTCTACCGCTGGCGCTTCAACCTCCGCACCGGCGCCCTCAAGGAAGAAGCCCTCGACGACCAGACCTCCGATTTCCCCCGCGTCAACGACTCGCTCATCGCCTACCAGGCCCGCTACGGCTACACCGCCCGCTTCGAAGCCGGCAACGGCATGCCCGAGTCCGACGCCATCATCAAGTACGACCTCCAGACCGGCCGCCACTGGGTCCACGAGCATGGCAAAGGCCGCTACGGCGGCGAAGGCGTCTTCGTCCCGCGCCCCGGCGCAACCGCCGAGGACGACGGCTTCGTCGTGACCTACGTCTACGACCGCAACACCGGCGGCTCCGAGTTCGTCATCATCAACGCCCAGGATATGGAAGCCCCGCCAGTCGCCCGCGTCCCGCTCCCCCAGCGCGTGCCCTACGGCTTCCACGGCGCCTGGATCAGCGAACAGCGCATCCAGGCCCAGAAGTAACCGCCGCCAGGCGCCCCCTCCCCCTCCCGGCCCGGCTCCTCCCGGAGCACACCTGCTCCGCGGCAGGCGCCGGGCCGGCCCGCGCCTACCAGTCGTCCCAGTCCCAGGCCCGCCGCGGCCCACGCGCCCGCTCCAGCAGCAGGTCCGGGTCCTCCAGCTCCGAGAGGCTGATCCGCCGCCCCACCAGCTCCTCGATCCGCCGGTACAGCAGCTCCGCCGGCACCGAAAGCCGCGCCGCCAGCCACTGTTCCAGCTCCTCCAGCCGCGCCCCCTCCGGCATCATCTGCCCCGGCGGCGCATTCGCCAGGAACCGCCGGCAATACACGCACCCCTCCGCGCTCACGATCGGCACCAGGTGCACGTCGCACTCGTCCGCCATCCGTCCCCACGGCCAGCTGCCCATCGCCCACATTCTGCCCGACCGCGGCCGCTCCCGCGTGTCCTTACGAAAGGTTGCCGACTAAGCAGAAGTTGCTGTAGGCTGCAAGTTGCGATCGCAACGACATCCTACGGAACGAGGTGCAGCCCCATGTCTGCTTCTCCCGCAACCAGCACCTGGGTCATCGACCCCGCCCACTCCTCCATCGAGTTCGCCGTCAAGCACATGGTCATCACCACCGTGCGCGGCACCTTCTCCCGCTTCGAAGCCGACCTCGATATCGACGAGACCGACCTCGCCCGCTCCCGCGCCGCCTTCCGCATCGATGCCGCCAGCATCGATACCCGCCAGCCCGACCGTGACAACCACCTCCGCTCAGCCGACTTCTTCGATGTCGCCAACCACCCCACCATCACCTTCAGCACCACGAACATCGAGCGCACCGGCGCCGGCACGTACCGCATCACCGGCGACCTCACCATTCGCGGCACCACCCGCCCGGTGACCTTCGACGCCGAAGTCCACGGCCCCGCGAAGAACCCCTTCGGCAAAACCGTGGTCGCCCTCAGCGTCACCGGCAAAATCAACCGCAAGGACTTCGGCCTCACCTGGAACGCCCCGCTTGAAGCCGGCGGCTGGCTCGTCGGCGATGAGGTCCGCATCAACGCCGACTTCGAGCTTGTCAAGAACGCCTGATCCGCCGCCTCACCCGCTTCCGCCGAACTCCGCGAACGAACCGTGCCGCCCGGCGCCCCCGGCGAACCGGGCGGCACCTTTCTGCGTCTCGCCCGAGGCGATGACGGCCATCCCCAGCCGCGTCTCATTCCGCATCGCCTCCTCGAACGGCAGGTCCCACTGCTCCCGCGCCGATTGCCGGTCGCTCCGCAGGCACCGCTGCGGGAACGCCGCGAGCTGGCGCGCCAGCTCCTTCGCCGCCTCCAGCGCCTGCCCCGGCTCCACCAGCCGGTTCGCGAGCCCCATCATCCGCGCCTCCTCCCCGCTCACGCCCCGCCCGGTCAGGATCAGGTCCATCGCATGGCTCTCGCCGATGAGCCGCGGCAGCCGCACCGTTCCCCCGTCGATGAGCGGCACGCCCCACCGCCGGCAGTACACCCCGAAGACCGCATCCCGTGCCGCCACCCGCAGGTCGCACCAGAGCGCCAGCTCCAGCCCCCCGGCCACCGCGTGCCCCTCCACCGCTGCAATCACCGGCTTCGAAAGGCGCATCCGCGTCGGTCCCATCGGCCCGTCGCCCTCCTCCCTCACCACGTTCCCCTGCCCCGACGCCACCGCCTTCAGGTCGGCCCCCGCGCAGAACGTCCCGCCCGCCCCGGTCAGGATCGCCACCGCCAGCGCATCGTCCGCTTCGAACCGCCGGAATGCCGCCGCCAGCTCCGCCGCCGTCGCACGGTCCACCGCGTTCCGCACCTCCGGCCGGTCAATCGTCACGACCACAATCGGTCCGTCAGGTTCATAGTGCACAGCCATCCGTCATCACCTCCGCCCTGCATCCTACCGCCCGTCCAGCCCTTGCGGGCGCACCCCGGCCGCACTACCCTCCCGCCGCAATGACCCTCCCGGCCGACCTCCGGATCACGGTCGTCCCCACTGCCGACCTCGGCCCGGCCGACCGCGACGCCATCCTCGCCCTCTTCCGCCAAAACTACCGCGAGGCCAACGCCGCCTACCTCGAAAAGTCGCTCCACGTCCTCGCCTTCGCCGCCATCGCCCGCGACCCCGGAGGCCGCCCCGCCGGCTTTGCCCTCGGCGAGCCCCGCGTCATCAACCTCCCCCACCTCCCCGCCCAGCCCGTCCGGCTCGCCGGCCTCTGCTGCGTCGACCCCGCCTTCCGCCGCCAGGGCCTCTTCCGCCGCCTCGAGCATGAGGTCCTCTCCGCCCGGCCGCTGCCCCCGGCTCCGCGCTACCTCTCCGCCGGCCGCATGGCCCACCCTGCCAGCTTCCGCACCATGTCCGCCAACCCCACCGTCGTCCCCCGGCGCGGCATGACCCCCACGCCCTGGCAGCAGGCCGTCGGCGCCGCCATCGCCGCTGCCTACGGCACGAAAGAGTTCGACGCCGAGACCTTCGTCTGCCGCGGTACCGGCGCACCCATCGGCTGGCCCCTCATCGAAATCGAAGCATCGCCCGCGGAATGGGAGCTCTTCCGCCCCGTCGACCGCACCCGCGGCGATTCGCTCCTCGGCATCGCCTGGAGCCCCGATGCGCCGCCCGGCTGGGATGACCCCGCCGCGCCCGCCTCCTGACCCCGCTTACGAATCGAGCCCCGGCGGAAAATCGAAGTCCCCCCGCTCCCGCAGCTGCTCCAGGATCTTCCGCGCCATCTCGTCCATCTGCTCCGGCGTAATCCCCATTCGCTCCAGCGTCTGCCGCATCAGCCGCTGCACCTCCTCCATGTCCTGCCGGATGAGCGCATCGGCCAGCTCCAGCTGCGTCTCAATCGCGATGAACCGCTCCCGCCGCTCCGTCTCGTTCGGCGTCGAAAGAATCGTCGACATCAGCCGCGTGAACAGCGTCGTCGTCCGCGCAATCCGGATCCGGTCGTCCGGGTGCGCCGGGAACTCCCCCGTCACCGCCACCTCCAGCCCCGTCCGCGTATCGCGCGCTGCGTATTGCTCTGCCATGCCTCCTAGCCTACACCACCCGTCGGCCTTCCCTCCCCTCCAGCACCAGCCTTCGGTATCCTCGAACCGTGCCCCCCGCTCACCCGGCCCTCCAGCGCCTCGCCGACGACTACGCCGCCTGGTGGATCGACCTCCTCGGCGAACACAACCATGTCGGCGGCATCGAAACCACCCGCTGGCTCCTCCAGCGCTCCGGCCTCGGCCCCGGCCGCCGCATGCTCGATGCCGGCGCCTTCGTCGGCGCTGCGGCCCGCCTCGCCGCCGGGCAGACCGGCTGCACCGCCTTCGCAACCGACGTCAACCCCGACTTCCTCGCCGCCGGCCGCGGCCTCCCCGGCGGCAGCGCCGTCCACTGGGTCGCCGCCGATAACCGCCGCCTGCCCTTCCGCGACGCCGCGTTCGACAGCATCTGGGCGCTCGACACCGAAATCGCCTATCACGAGTTCAACCGCGTCGCCGCCCCCGGCGCCACCCTCTGCCTCTGCTGCGAAGCCCCTTCCGACTCCCGCGGCGGCCTCGATGCCTTCATCGAAGACTGGGAACGGGCCGGCTGGCAGCTCGCCGCCCACCGCCCCCTGAGCGCCGAGGCCGCTCACACCTGGCGCATCGCCGAAGCCGAGCTCGTCCGCCGCCGCCCCTACTTCGAAGAGCGGTACGGCACCCGGACCTACCTCCGCCAGCTCGATGCCGTCGCCTATCTCGTCCAGGCCTACGAACGCGGCGAACAGGGCCACGCCCTCTTCATCTTCCGCAGAAATCCTGACCGTTAGCTCCCCCGCGCCTACCATCGCCGCGTGAAAATCCTCCGCATCGGCATCTCCGACGACCACTTCGGCCCGGTCCGAATGGAGGAGCGTTCCTGGTACATCGTCCAGGAACGTATGGCCGAGGTGCTCAAGGAGCCTGTTGAAACGGTCCGGAAAACCGCCTGGCCGAATGACGCATACCCGGACGTCATCGAACGCTGGGTCGAGCGCGAGCAGCCCGACGCCGTCTTCGTCTGCGCTGCTTCCTACTGGGTCTCGTTCCCGTCGGCCCCGCGCGCCGTCGAATCGTCCCGGCTCCCCTTCGCCCGCCAGCTCTCGGCAGCGGCCGCCCGGCTCTCCACCCGTCCCGCCATCGCCCACAACAGCGCCTTCCGGCTCGCGCGCCGGCTGGCGCTCCGCACCGTGGGCTACCGCTACTTCTTCGAGCCGGAGGAGGCCGCCGCCCGGGTCGAAGCTGCCCTCCGGCGCATCCTCCGCCACGAAGAGGTTGCCGTCGCGCTCCGCGGCCCCGTGCCCCTTGGCCTCCCGCTGCCCGCCCGCATCGCGGTTGAGTCCCGCCGCCGCTGCGACGAATTCGACCGCCTCCTCGCCGGCATCTGCGAACGGCTGCACGTCGCCTACCAGCCGCCCGGCCCCGACGAACCCCCGTCCCCGGCCGAGCTCCAGTCCGACCTGACCCACGTCAACGCCGCCGGCCACGCCCGCCGCGCCGAGCACGAATTCGACGTCCTGCTCCGCGCCTGGACGGCCCACCATCCGCCCGCCAACCACTGACCCCGCTCCCCGCTCCAACCTCCAAGCTCCAGGCTCCTGGCTCCAACCTCCAAGCTCCTCCCTGGGCGGGGTGTGGGTGCGGGCGGGGCTCCCTCCTCCCTCCTCCCTGGGCGCGGTGTGGGTGCGGGCGGGGCTCCCTCCTCCCTCGGGGCGGCACGACGGAGGTGTGCGCGGGGCTCCCTCCTCCCTCCTCCCTTCCCCTGCTACCCTTGCTGTACGACACCCTGCACCACCCCACCACCGGGAGCCGCCAT from Tepidiforma thermophila encodes the following:
- a CDS encoding carotenoid oxygenase family protein; protein product: MVMAEERVTSPFLEGNFAPVREEVTAEDLPVIGELPEGLEGMFVRNGPNPQFDVIKNYHWFGGDGMLHGVRIKDGRVSYRNRYVQTEAYKREKAAGRALWGSGLGQPEFDNPNGPSRGNTGNTALVWHDGRLFALWEAGDPHHIKLPGLETIGTYNYNGRLLHAFTAHPKVDERTGEMLFFGYNMMGFDMAKQGAKVPYLQYSVVSPEGEIVLTTPIDLPRGVMMHDFAVTEHYSIFMDLPLVFDMQRAMRGESPLYFNKDLPARFGILPRHATGDQVRWFEAPPCYVFHTLNAFEQGDEIVLDACRMKDVDLGALDSSIAPTPEDRRLVREDGNQVLYRWRFNLRTGALKEEALDDQTSDFPRVNDSLIAYQARYGYTARFEAGNGMPESDAIIKYDLQTGRHWVHEHGKGRYGGEGVFVPRPGATAEDDGFVVTYVYDRNTGGSEFVIINAQDMEAPPVARVPLPQRVPYGFHGAWISEQRIQAQK
- a CDS encoding SDR family NAD(P)-dependent oxidoreductase, which translates into the protein MGLEGRVALVTGGGRGIGRAISLALAADGAAVAVNYRRDEEAARATVAEIERMGGRARMYMASVDDFEQDRAMVEQVIADFGYIDILVNNAGIASRGLSVADTDPAELERVVRTHAFGPHYLSKLVLPSMRTRPRGDIIMISSVAARMLSANGGPYNMGKAAMEALAMTLYKEERRHNIRVNIVAPGLTETEMGSRLARATQGVQNLREIDERSPFGRVCQPEDVAKVVRFLVSDDAFYLTGQRIEVDGGGTAALPNLF
- a CDS encoding enoyl-CoA hydratase is translated as MPTFETVIYEIPAPGVARITQNRPEARNAQNYQLTYDLNAAFDEAAADESVKVIILAGAGPHFSAGHDLRGGGPPLSSFPTVGTWREFNKKGAEGYMAVEEEIYLGMCRRWRNIPKPTIAQVQGKCIAGGLMLAWVCDLIIASDDAMFSDPVVQMGVCGVEYFAHPWELGHRKAKEMLFTADWITAQDAYRLGMVNHVVPREELESFTLALAEKIAQKPSFALKLAKEAVNQTLEAQGQWQAMLAVFNLHQLAHSHNQELYGMRIDPNGIPGAVRRQ
- a CDS encoding crotonase/enoyl-CoA hydratase family protein yields the protein MAVHYEPDGPIVVVTIDRPEVRNAVDRATAAELAAAFRRFEADDALAVAILTGAGGTFCAGADLKAVASGQGNVVREEGDGPMGPTRMRLSKPVIAAVEGHAVAGGLELALWCDLRVAARDAVFGVYCRRWGVPLIDGGTVRLPRLIGESHAMDLILTGRGVSGEEARMMGLANRLVEPGQALEAAKELARQLAAFPQRCLRSDRQSAREQWDLPFEEAMRNETRLGMAVIASGETQKGAARFAGGAGRHGSFAEFGGSG
- a CDS encoding GNAT family N-acetyltransferase, with the protein product MTLPADLRITVVPTADLGPADRDAILALFRQNYREANAAYLEKSLHVLAFAAIARDPGGRPAGFALGEPRVINLPHLPAQPVRLAGLCCVDPAFRRQGLFRRLEHEVLSARPLPPAPRYLSAGRMAHPASFRTMSANPTVVPRRGMTPTPWQQAVGAAIAAAYGTKEFDAETFVCRGTGAPIGWPLIEIEASPAEWELFRPVDRTRGDSLLGIAWSPDAPPGWDDPAAPAS
- a CDS encoding class I SAM-dependent methyltransferase; translation: MPPAHPALQRLADDYAAWWIDLLGEHNHVGGIETTRWLLQRSGLGPGRRMLDAGAFVGAAARLAAGQTGCTAFATDVNPDFLAAGRGLPGGSAVHWVAADNRRLPFRDAAFDSIWALDTEIAYHEFNRVAAPGATLCLCCEAPSDSRGGLDAFIEDWERAGWQLAAHRPLSAEAAHTWRIAEAELVRRRPYFEERYGTRTYLRQLDAVAYLVQAYERGEQGHALFIFRRNPDR
- a CDS encoding YceI family protein; the protein is MSASPATSTWVIDPAHSSIEFAVKHMVITTVRGTFSRFEADLDIDETDLARSRAAFRIDAASIDTRQPDRDNHLRSADFFDVANHPTITFSTTNIERTGAGTYRITGDLTIRGTTRPVTFDAEVHGPAKNPFGKTVVALSVTGKINRKDFGLTWNAPLEAGGWLVGDEVRINADFELVKNA
- a CDS encoding zinc-ribbon domain containing protein, translated to MAFADKQISCRDCGTVFVFTAGEQEFYANKGLMNEPTRCPSCRTARRSSQSSLEQADGYVRYGNFASFGGKTPRQMHPASCAECGQMTEVPFVPRGERPVYCSTCYSKLKPPREEVARQ
- a CDS encoding class II aldolase/adducin family protein translates to MTGVPEKVLATMQEVGRDLYQLGLVSSHGGNLSIRDGTGMWITGTGTMLGRLRERHVAHVRPDGTYAGPPPSSDTVLHSTVYAMTGAGAVAHAHPRHAIALSFGTDRFVPMDFEGQHFLKAVPVVEQGPNQAAQIAAALQEAVVVLLRGHGAYARGANLWEALHWLTALEESAQVAFLAGLAGLRPGPEG